One genomic window of Lytechinus variegatus isolate NC3 chromosome 1, Lvar_3.0, whole genome shotgun sequence includes the following:
- the LOC121406507 gene encoding uncharacterized protein LOC121406507: MGTGASKNKRSNVVSSCQQPTRLTNRPQNRRASRQEKEQPEYVLLPSIKKERFHRSHNTPLNLERHQQDVFGAVPTVPSGVLRDNPTKDHAGVENSSVSLSSSSRSVTDELDDLRTELDQVLVGHYYAINKPAAGVLRTAEISVLERRNQLQPLPLDYQPVIGDNSKDREWIRPGDLVKQERDLMDRMRRERGPSKQDTKIDKETEDEGSPLIVYDSEDDQDRGDFDIQKFQAVNVPKEPIATGVDILNKTTYTNYSSTIDNKEMTPGTISIQPARISEIATTSTKPIYDPSEEDLLRDIEQELF, translated from the exons ATGGGGACTGGTGcatcaaaaaacaaaagatcaaATGTCGTTTCGAGTTGTCAACAACCTACGAGGTTGACCAACCGTCCGCAGAACCGCCGTGCCAGTCGGCAGGAGAAGGAACAACCCGAGTATGTTCTTCTGCCGAGTATAAAGAAGGAGAGATTCCACCGCAGTCACAACACTCCGCTAAACCTCGAAAGACACCAACAGGATGTTTTCGGGGCAGTACCAACAGTGCCTTCGGGCGTTCTTAGAGATAACCCGACTAAAGACCATGCCGGGGTCGAGAATTCCTCGGTATCTTTAAGCTCGAGCTCTCGGAGCGTGACAGATGAACTGGACGACCTTCGAACCGAACTGGACCAAGTTCTGGTCGGCCACTACTACGCCATCAACAAACCCGCCGCTGGGGTTCTCCGAACCGCAGAGATCTCTGTTCTAGAGAGGCGTAACCAACTACAACCTTTGCCATTGGACTACCAGCCGGTCATAGGAGATAACTCAAAGGATAGGGAGTGGATACGGCCCGGTGACTTGGTGAAGCAGGAGAGGGATCTTATGGATCGGATGCGAAGAGAAAGGGGGCCCTCCAAACAGGATACAAAGATAGATAAAGAGACAGAAGACGAAGGTTCACCGTTAATTGTCTATGATTCGGAAGATGATCAG GATCGAGGAGACTTTGACATCCAAAAATTTCAAGCAGTCAACGTTCCAAAG GAACCTATCGCAACAGGTGTGGACATCTTAAACAAGACAACTTACACCAACTATTCATCCACCATCGACAATAAAGAGATGACACCGGGTACCATTAGCATCCAACCTGCAAG GATCTCGGAAATTGCGACGACATCAACAAAACCGATTTATGATCCATCGGAAGAAGACCTACTAAGAGATATTGAACAAGAATTATTCTAA